One genomic segment of Novosphingobium sp. RL4 includes these proteins:
- a CDS encoding carbon starvation CstA family protein, whose protein sequence is MTRHLTWLLTGLAGVIALAVVALSRGETVNALWIVMAAVCCFLVAYRYYSLFIARHVMKLDPARPTPAIRRADGLDYVATDRTVLFGHHFAAIAGAGPLVGPVLAAQMGYLPGTLWIIGGVVLAGAVQDFMVLFISMRRDGRSLGELIRMEMGQWAGTIALFGAFMIMVIILAVLALIVVKALAESPWGMFTVAATVPLAMLMGAYTRWIRPGRIGEVSILGLLGLLAAIVYGQAVAQSPVWGPLFTFTPVQLCWILISYGAVASVLPVWLLLAPRDYLSTFLKIGAIAALAIGIFIMAPPLRMPALTAFAAGGGPVFSGGLFPFLFITIACGAVSGFHALIASGTTPKLIASEADAPLIGYGAMLMEAFVAIMALVGASILDPGIYFTMNSPAALIGTDAASAAHAVTAMGFPISPDTISRTASEVGEHTIISRAGGAPTLAVAMAEIFSHVVGGPAMKAFWYHFAILFEALFILTAVDAGTRAGRFMLQDLMALAVPGLNDRKSHVPGLVATGLCVAAWGFFLYQGVTDPLGGVNTLWPVFGISNQMLAAIALMLATAVLFRMKRDRFAWVTLLPMAWLLVCTLSAGWLKLFSSDPAVGFLAHASKFSEALENGTVLAPAKTVEQMQRIVFNDRVDAALVAVFLAVVMSLMVFTLRTCIAARRSAVPTVSEIPSEPVAA, encoded by the coding sequence ATGACGCGGCACCTCACATGGCTTCTGACCGGGCTTGCCGGCGTCATTGCCCTGGCCGTCGTCGCGCTGTCCCGCGGCGAAACCGTGAATGCGCTGTGGATCGTGATGGCCGCCGTATGCTGCTTCCTCGTCGCCTATCGCTACTATTCCCTGTTCATTGCCCGCCACGTCATGAAACTTGACCCTGCCCGGCCAACGCCCGCGATCCGCCGGGCCGACGGGCTTGACTATGTGGCAACCGACCGAACCGTGCTGTTCGGCCATCACTTCGCGGCCATCGCCGGCGCCGGGCCGCTGGTGGGCCCGGTACTGGCGGCGCAGATGGGCTATCTTCCCGGAACGCTCTGGATCATCGGCGGCGTCGTACTGGCAGGGGCGGTTCAGGACTTCATGGTCCTGTTCATATCGATGCGACGCGACGGACGCTCGCTCGGCGAACTGATCCGCATGGAAATGGGGCAGTGGGCGGGGACCATCGCCCTGTTCGGCGCTTTCATGATCATGGTCATCATCCTGGCCGTGCTCGCGCTCATCGTCGTCAAGGCGCTGGCGGAAAGCCCCTGGGGCATGTTCACGGTTGCGGCAACGGTACCCCTCGCCATGCTGATGGGTGCCTATACCCGGTGGATTCGCCCCGGACGGATCGGTGAAGTCTCGATCCTCGGCCTGCTCGGCCTGCTGGCTGCGATCGTCTACGGGCAGGCGGTGGCCCAGTCGCCAGTGTGGGGACCGCTGTTCACGTTCACGCCGGTACAGCTTTGCTGGATACTGATAAGCTACGGCGCGGTGGCATCGGTGCTGCCGGTATGGTTGCTCCTCGCGCCGCGAGACTATCTTTCGACCTTCCTCAAGATCGGCGCCATCGCCGCGCTTGCAATCGGCATCTTCATCATGGCGCCGCCGCTCAGGATGCCCGCCCTCACCGCTTTCGCGGCCGGTGGCGGCCCGGTCTTCTCGGGCGGGCTGTTTCCGTTCCTGTTCATCACCATCGCCTGCGGGGCCGTATCCGGCTTCCACGCGCTGATCGCCAGCGGTACCACGCCCAAGCTTATCGCCAGCGAGGCGGACGCCCCGCTGATCGGCTACGGCGCGATGCTGATGGAAGCCTTCGTGGCGATCATGGCGCTCGTCGGGGCCTCGATCCTCGATCCGGGCATCTACTTCACCATGAACAGCCCCGCCGCGCTGATCGGAACGGACGCGGCAAGCGCCGCCCATGCCGTGACCGCGATGGGCTTCCCCATCTCGCCCGACACCATCTCACGGACTGCCAGCGAGGTCGGCGAACACACCATCATATCCCGCGCCGGCGGTGCGCCGACGCTTGCCGTGGCAATGGCCGAAATCTTCTCGCACGTCGTGGGGGGCCCCGCGATGAAAGCCTTCTGGTATCACTTTGCGATCCTGTTCGAGGCGCTGTTCATCCTCACCGCCGTGGACGCCGGAACGCGCGCCGGGCGCTTCATGCTGCAGGACCTGATGGCGCTTGCCGTACCCGGCCTCAACGACCGCAAAAGCCACGTTCCCGGCCTCGTCGCTACCGGCCTGTGCGTGGCGGCCTGGGGTTTCTTCCTTTACCAGGGGGTGACGGACCCGCTGGGCGGCGTGAACACGCTCTGGCCGGTCTTCGGCATCTCGAACCAGATGCTCGCGGCGATCGCGCTCATGCTGGCGACGGCTGTGCTGTTCCGCATGAAACGTGACCGGTTTGCCTGGGTCACGCTGCTGCCGATGGCATGGTTGCTGGTCTGCACGCTTTCGGCCGGATGGCTCAAGCTGTTCTCGTCCGATCCCGCCGTGGGTTTCCTGGCCCATGCCTCCAAATTCTCCGAAGCGCTGGAAAACGGCACCGTGCTGGCTCCTGCGAAGACCGTGGAGCAGATGCAGCGCATCGTCTTCAACGACCGGGTGGACGCCGCTCTGGTCGCGGTGTTCCTCGCGGTCGTGATGTCGCTGATGGTCTTCACCTTGCGCACCTGCATCGCCGCGCGCCGGAGCGCAGTGCCGACAGTGAGCGAGATCCCGTCGGAGCCCGTAGCAGCATGA
- a CDS encoding YbdD/YjiX family protein yields the protein MKALADTLRRTARLMVGVPDYEDYCRHMQAHHPELPVMDHTTFFRNRQEARYGGKNGGRCC from the coding sequence ATGAAAGCGCTGGCAGACACCCTGCGCCGCACCGCGCGACTCATGGTAGGCGTGCCGGATTACGAGGATTATTGCCGCCATATGCAGGCGCATCACCCCGAGCTTCCGGTCATGGACCACACGACGTTCTTCCGAAACCGGCAGGAAGCCCGTTACGGCGGAAAGAACGGCGGACGCTGCTGCTGA
- a CDS encoding TonB-dependent siderophore receptor has product MFRTTARSRLLVGVATGMMAISSLPSLAHAADADDTIVVKGDRSSTVASSGTKSDTPIAETPQSISVIDAATIAELGIQNLNQSLRYVAGVTPETRGSSAEVYDQFKLRGFDAPTYLDGLKLFGSASGYAVPQVDMSRLDRIEVVKGPASALYGSSSPGGFVAEQSKLPIDRDFYGAVSGTYGNYNSYRLDGDVGGKAGEDVLWRVYGSVNGADAQQRYGKRRRQTVSGAVTLGANSATSLTLLAAYSHDPFNGNYSVFPAVGTLFNGPEGQISTKFYGGEPGDFFKREQAAGTYILRHDFGGDWAFRSSGRYQYVKSSLGIVYTSGTPVAAGSTVYNRASYATKEHLNSWTMDNQLTGHFETGPLKHSVLLGVDRQVAHSNELFAFGSATPIDVYNPVYGTMDTPQTAYDVPGGDVGYTATRQRQQGIYAQDRISLGDLDVTLSGRQDWARLEQGGSVQHNKKFTWRAAALYKTEFGVAPYVTYSTSFEPQSAVLETGGLAKPSLGKQIEAGAKYQVPGTAILLTGAWFQINQTNVVVYNPLTYAAFQSGEVRSRGVEVEASGSLPYDFDFRVAFSTQSVKTLKDVDADKIGKGLATVGKGGISANLAWAPKSGSLEGFSIGGAVRHVDHVYAGSDDDNVSIYTPAYTVFDGLIRYNLAKVSPRLAGLTLGLNATNIFDKKYLTSCFSDYSWCWYGNRRTVQGTIAYTW; this is encoded by the coding sequence ATGTTCCGAACGACGGCCCGCAGCCGGCTTCTCGTGGGAGTGGCCACTGGCATGATGGCGATCTCCAGTCTCCCCTCGCTGGCCCATGCCGCGGATGCCGACGATACGATCGTGGTAAAGGGCGACCGCTCTTCGACGGTCGCCTCTTCCGGGACCAAGAGCGATACGCCCATCGCCGAGACGCCCCAGTCGATCTCGGTGATCGATGCCGCGACGATCGCCGAACTCGGCATCCAGAACCTCAACCAGAGCCTACGTTACGTGGCGGGCGTAACCCCGGAAACACGCGGGTCTTCGGCCGAGGTCTATGACCAGTTCAAGCTGCGCGGATTCGATGCGCCGACCTACCTCGATGGCCTCAAGCTGTTCGGCAGCGCCAGCGGCTATGCGGTCCCGCAGGTGGACATGTCCCGTCTCGACCGCATTGAAGTGGTCAAGGGCCCGGCATCCGCGCTCTACGGCTCCTCAAGCCCGGGCGGTTTCGTGGCCGAGCAGAGCAAGCTGCCGATCGATCGTGACTTCTACGGCGCCGTTTCCGGCACTTACGGCAATTACAACAGCTATCGCCTCGACGGCGATGTCGGCGGCAAGGCCGGCGAAGACGTGCTCTGGCGCGTCTACGGTAGCGTCAACGGCGCCGACGCCCAGCAGCGCTACGGCAAGCGCCGCCGCCAGACGGTTTCCGGCGCGGTGACGCTCGGCGCGAACAGCGCGACCAGTCTCACGCTGCTGGCAGCCTATTCGCACGATCCGTTCAATGGCAACTACAGCGTGTTCCCCGCTGTGGGCACCTTGTTCAATGGCCCCGAAGGCCAGATCTCGACCAAGTTCTACGGCGGCGAGCCGGGCGACTTCTTCAAGCGCGAGCAGGCCGCAGGAACCTATATCCTGCGCCATGACTTCGGTGGAGACTGGGCATTCCGCTCCTCTGGCCGCTACCAGTACGTCAAGAGCAGCCTGGGCATCGTCTACACATCCGGCACCCCGGTGGCGGCTGGCAGCACGGTTTACAACCGCGCGTCCTATGCGACCAAGGAACACCTCAACAGCTGGACGATGGACAACCAGCTGACCGGCCATTTCGAAACAGGTCCGCTCAAGCACAGCGTGCTCTTGGGGGTCGACCGTCAGGTCGCACATTCGAACGAACTCTTTGCCTTCGGTTCGGCAACTCCGATCGACGTGTACAACCCCGTCTACGGCACGATGGACACGCCGCAGACCGCCTATGACGTGCCGGGCGGCGATGTCGGCTATACCGCGACGCGACAGCGCCAGCAGGGCATCTATGCGCAGGATCGCATCTCGCTCGGCGATCTCGATGTCACGCTGAGCGGCCGCCAGGACTGGGCGCGCCTCGAACAAGGCGGCTCCGTCCAGCACAACAAAAAGTTCACCTGGCGCGCTGCCGCTCTCTACAAAACGGAATTCGGCGTTGCGCCTTACGTAACCTACTCGACCTCGTTCGAGCCGCAATCCGCGGTGCTGGAAACGGGCGGACTTGCCAAGCCCTCGCTCGGCAAGCAGATCGAGGCTGGCGCCAAGTACCAGGTTCCCGGCACCGCCATCCTGCTGACCGGCGCCTGGTTCCAGATCAACCAGACCAACGTGGTGGTCTACAACCCGCTGACGTACGCCGCCTTCCAGTCCGGCGAAGTGCGTTCGCGCGGCGTCGAGGTGGAGGCCAGCGGTTCGCTGCCCTATGACTTCGACTTCCGCGTCGCCTTCAGCACGCAGAGCGTCAAGACGCTCAAGGACGTGGACGCCGACAAGATCGGCAAGGGTCTCGCCACGGTCGGCAAGGGCGGCATTTCGGCCAACCTCGCCTGGGCTCCCAAGTCCGGCTCGCTCGAAGGCTTCTCGATCGGCGGCGCGGTGCGGCATGTCGATCACGTCTATGCCGGCAGCGACGATGACAACGTCTCGATCTACACCCCCGCCTATACGGTGTTCGACGGCCTGATCCGCTACAATCTGGCCAAGGTCAGCCCCAGGCTCGCCGGTCTGACGCTGGGCCTCAACGCCACCAACATCTTCGACAAGAAGTACCTGACGAGCTGCTTCTCCGACTATAGCTGGTGCTGGTACGGCAACCGTCGCACGGTCCAGGGCACGATCGCCTATACCTGGTAA